In Ornithodoros turicata isolate Travis chromosome 1, ASM3712646v1, whole genome shotgun sequence, the DNA window GTTATAGGAGCATGGAGAATGTCATGAGGCTCCGAAATCAGGAAGAAGTGTTTTGGTCGCTAAATGGCACATGGTGACAAGGTAACAAGCAGTACTGCCATACGTGACCAGCTGGCACATTATCCGTGCAGAGTTCTTGAGCAACATAGTCTGTTATAGGAGGTGTTAGCACTTTGGTGACGTTTCAAGCTTACTTGCTTAAATTGAGCGTTCAGTGGCAGGTATGAGTTGTCACAATAGTGTATTTTGTAGTATTCATTTACTTACCTGGTTACACGTTAAACGCCCGTTAGGGCACTATACAACGAAGGGGGCACAGGCACGTAGAAGGATAGTGGGGATGATAACGTCAAATAATAAAATGCAAAGAAAGGAGGTGCCAACATGTGGCGTAAACGAATATCGACAACAGAGAAAGACTGACGTGAATCACGCGTTACATGCACAAGAAGATAAGGcacaaaaataggcgatgtcaagttgccggtgatgagtagatcaaagagtgatattaaacgttaggagcaacttatttatttacacatggtaacaagacctTCGTGCACAAGACTGCACTTAACCTGacgaagtgcagtctcgtgcacgaaagccttgttaccatgtgtaaataaataagtgctcctaccgtttaatagcACAAGCACAAGAAATACATCAGTAAAGATACAGCAATGTTAAATTCCTGAGGGTCTAATAGCGAGCGAGGGTAGGGATCGTCTGCCGCAGGTTAAGAGCCGGAAGCGAAAGTCGAACCTTCAGAAATCGAATCCAGGAAATCGACGCCTGTGAATGGCATGACCTTGCTCTTGTCGATATTAGGTGATAACTGCCACATTGAACGCCGACTAATGTTATTGAGATCAGCCTGAAAGGCCTGAGGATCGTACAACGCAATAGATAATCCGATACGAGATTATAAGCCGGCGGGTAGGTCATTAATGAAAAGAAGGAACAGGAGGGGGCTCATGACTTAACCTTGGGTAACTGCAGGTGAAAGAGGAGCGAGGGAAGACAGTGAGTTGTTCACTGTGAGAAGGTTTTGACTGGGATGGGAACAAGATGATGGATGTTGAGATTCGATAGTTATGGCCACCAAGGTGGCGGTGAAGAGAAGAAAGAAGATGGGTACAAGGAGACAGAAGTCCGCGCTCACACGGAGAGGAAGACAAATGATGCCTGCAAGCTGGACAGACGGACGGTAGACAGTAATCAGTTCGGCTGGTCATCTCTCAGGGGCTTCAAGGAGGATTCTTGGTATTGTTACTGTGCGGTTTTCGGGGAATTCAAAGGTTCAAACtagaacaacaacagcaagtGCAAGCGTAGACGGCACTGGGACGACAGAGCTGCTGCTTACGACACGCGAACTGAGTTTCATGATTCCTTCAGCCAGTTCGGACTCCTCGCAGAGGAACTGGTGATAACGCCGACAGATTCATTTGGACAGTCAGAGGAAGTCGCTGGAGAAATAATTCCCCGAGGATAGGTCTAGAGGGTTCCTTCGGTCCCGAGCAACGGGAGGGGGGCAGGGGCGCTACTCAGACTCGGGGAGTCGCTTGATAAGCGGTTCTTTTAGGTTGTCATAGGGTTTTGTTGCCGCGGGATGAATACGACGTCACGGACTTCAACAGTTGTAGTGGATGGCAGCGATGCGATGACGTGGTTGAACTTCAGTTTGTTACATGAGACATGCCGCTTTGTAGACTTCGCTTCCACAAGTACGAACTATAATGACGTGCGGTTCGTCCACAAAGGTGGCAGTTTTAGGTCGGTGatgccaacaccacctacatAGAGAAAggctgcttactcgtcgacgtgacgtaacaactaagagtcagacaagggcgagccctttcaccaccaccacgggccaatcaggatcgtgttttcaaggGTGGTAGCCAATCAGGAACGCggtttcagcggtcgtagctaTGGACACGAAcaaccgtcgtctgcgagtagtgattgaacgtccccatGTACTAAataactttaaaataaagcgctaAACGGTTCCATAGCACTagtgattttctggaaagcgtgttgcactttttgtctacaggttccaagttagttgcaatcatttgcgagttcttgaattcgcaggaCGGCGAATCGCAATAGCAGACTAATTCTGACATTATATGTTCAcaagggagaggaggcaataagcaagccttctgtatctaggtggtgttggtggtgCTGACCTGGGGTGAACAGGCAGCTTGTGGGCTTCACCTCTATCGTCGGACATGGCCGGTGGCTCCAGTTGGATCGGCTCAGCCTGCAGATGGAATGCTCGGAGACGTGCGGGTCATCAACTGTGGAGGTAAATTTAGTGACTGCACACGGGAGACGCCCGAGAATCATGCGATTTTAACAGCTCTGTGCATAAGGACCGTGAGAATGAGTGGATGATCATAGTCGTTATCGGTCCAGGTGGTCCACCACAGACGCTTCCCTTGTCTAGCAGTCTGTGCCACCACGCCATCCGCCCAATAGTGAGGCGcgcgtcttcttttttttctttctttctttttgcgctTACATTTCGCAAAAGCAGTTGACCAGTCGCCTTGCTCgcgttctgtagcagacgattctccGCACCTAATGAAAGTAGTCGTGTGACCTGGCGTCAAAACACACCAGGAGTAACTGGGGAGATCGCCGTTGCTGCGCGTGCCCTTTTTTCTCAAGAAATGCGCGCTTCCCTAAGGAAATATTTTCCGGGACAtttcctgaaggtagtatgttcatgtCACGCGTTAAAATATATGTTCAAGTGTCTCCCTTCGATGCTCGTTTaaaacacgaaaagaaaaggaaacagtTCATACGTTTCAGTGGATTCCTCAACTTTGGTCCTGAGTGTGCACAGCATATTGTTCCTTCTCTCCAACATTGTCTGAACTTCTGTCAATTGGATCTCGAACATAGTTTCATTCTGTTGGAAGAAAGACAAGAAGGCTTCTAGCAGCAACGCAACACAGAGCAGAATCAAAACTGGCGCCTACAGAGATGTTCAAAAACAATACCTCTTTCATTTTGCCAATTGCATCCTTCGCTCGTTCATTTCTCCTGTGAACTTCCGAAAATGCAGCTTCAGCTCCTCTCAAGTCTTCCATCAACTGAAATTTGAAGTGAGTAAACAAAGATGAGGAACAAACCGCAACtgcaatttatttttggaaCCTCTGGTAGCTACTATTCGTCACTTCTGAGCTTCATGAATTTATATAGCCATTAGTTCCAAATAAACTCACACGAGTAGAATGGGAAAGACCTGTAGAGGACTTTTGGGAGTAGAGATAATCTGGTACCGCATCATGGAGACAGACCGAGAGGCACTAAGGATCCATCCGTCCGTCCATCCGtctgtgcgtgtgtgcgcgcgtgcgtgtgtgtctGCCCGATCCGTCCGTGCCTCTGGGTTTTCCTCCATGACCACACATCAGCCTTTTCTTAAAATGGATCTCTTCCAGCTTTTGATCGTCATAAAAGGTGTGGTCGTTCAAGTAAACTCCTTCCTGGTTGTTTATGGTGTTCTTGTTCAAAGCAGAATCATCACCCACCTCGTCCCTTTCTTTGACGAGTTTAGTCACATCAGCTATTAGGAGCTGTCGCTCCTTCGCGTCATCATCACATATCCTGGATATCTCCTTAAAATGTTTCGACATCTCGTGAAAGACGCTGTCTTGGACCTCCAAGCGTTGTCGCATTTTTTTGTGCTTTTCCGACCACTCTTGGTCTTTCTGGATCATCCGTTCTAGGAACATCTGTTCCTGAAACTTCAGTGTCTGTTCCATCTCCTCCTCGGAAAACAGGTGTTCCTGGAacaagagaagaaaaaaacatgtgGAAGCCTTACTAACAATACGTTTGCTGGTACATTTAAGTACGTTATGTGTATATTCACATCCTCGCAGCAATTTTAGAAGACAGATACCATGAGTTTAGGCTGTTTATTTCCTCCTTACCCTGTTCTACCATTTATCGCCAATGAGACTGACCTCCGATATCTGTAGAAAGACACTAACTCTCCgctacatacactcttaaaaatgagtttcaccacatagcacgctcctagccaaccatcattccgaatgacaacgttctcgtccccgatttgttggaaacgtggggcggagcctattttctgatacttatgctgttcatatttgtcacgaaaaaggcgtacgcctccagttttcagccaaccgggcagataacgatatcattcgagattgtggttggctaggagcgtgctatgcggtgaagttcatttctaagtgtGTATATGCAGTATCCGGGGCGTGTATTTTTATCCTCTACAGAATTtttaaaaaagctatgagagcagcacggatgtcgtttttgcagttcagttatacggccaggcggacatcgtGTCGAGGACAGTATGCAACTACACGaaaactaattacctaaaattcattaactctttaattaggtgATTTTGGCCAAAAGCGACATAGCAGAATGAAAGACTATCCTCGTTCAAAGCCATTTCTCGCCTAACAAattctgaaacacgcacgtgcgttaaaatatctaTACCCGAATATTGATATGCAAGTGAGGCGAAACTGAAACCGTAGCGACCGGGAACGtcagggagcacagcgctcatttcacgtcagaaggccacgtgatttggagcgatggagatgagtggagtaggtgccgatctgctggccaaataaaccgctttccggcgcagataagcctccgtcggcgtagATGATGTGCTCTTGAGGTGCGCGTTTTCAGTTTCGGGTGATTTAcataccgaaattcagcgattAATATTTCACAGCACGCGCTGTTTCCTTGATTTTTAAAGGATGGAGTGGGTTTCAATTAGTTAACACTTCACTTTGGGCACGTTGGTAGAGATCTATACTAAGAGAAGCGCGTCTAACGAAGGGACGAAAACAGGACGGCACACACACAgcgctttcaacgaggattgtccccgttctgctatctcgcttttacCCAAAATTCCCTAATTGAAGAGCTAATTAATGTATTTTAGGTAATTACTCACCTTGTAGTTGCATagtctcttccagaggatgccCACCTGCCCGTATAACTCAACTACAAAGACGACATCTGTGCTGTTCTCATagcatttttataaaaattctgtaaacgataaaaataagcaccctgtatactggTCGCTGTGCTCGGCGCAGAGCACACTGGCTCTTAGCTAATCTGATTACATGAAAACTCAGTTTGTCCAAGCGTACCTGATGACTGACACTTCCTGCTAATTTCCTAGTTTCCTGATGAGTTGTGTCCTTTATGTATTATTTACTTATGCCTTGCCTTCGACATGTTTCTTGTATTATGTATCTTGTAGCACATTAAAATTTCCTGCCGAGTTGCGTGTTTTGTGTATTGTTAACCCGTGTCTTGCTTTCGACATATTTATTGAGTGTGTTATTGAGTCTTGACTGTATTATTCCACTACCCGATGCAATGTCCGCAAGCACCATCGGGGTCCGTTCAATATAATTcaataaataaacatgtgcgGATGCTAACCTTTCGGCATCGAATGTTGCATTTGCCTAAGTATATGTGACTTTGAAGGTAAAGGAAGCTAGAGTTGCCTTTCTGTGCTTAGTTATGCATACCTCAAGAAACAATGCAGAAACTCACCTGGTCGAGTGCTGAACGTTTGACGTCAGCTGTGAACGCTACGTGGTCTCCATCACCAGATGGGCCTTGATTGCACAACATTATATAGCGGTTGGAATTCGAAACACCAGCGAAATCCGTTCCTTGTGGGGAATAGGTGTCGATTGCGAAACCAATATTTTTCACACTGGCGAAATCCAATGCAGTTTCTTCTCCAGCGTGCGAATGTAAGATACAGCTTTCACTCCTTCGAATGGATCCTGAGTCACGTGACTGAATCGCGAAATTGTTGCACAAAATGAGAATGCCTCGTTCTTTCAAATGTGGCAAGTATTCACATAGATGTCAGAGAGGTGTCGAGGAGAAGACCGAGATATAATAATTACGGTTGTCACTCTTCTAATGGGCAAATGTTGTATTATAGAAAGTTCTTGCGTATCATCAAGATTTGTCTAATGGTTGTAAGCCAGGTTAATCGCGACAGATAAGGCGCATTTTCCAGCTGTGAGGATTCTATGATACAAAGGGCATCAGCTTTCGGTACAGCTTTTCCCTCATCTAGTGCGGGATATCCTTGCACAATGGTCTAAACATCAAAATTGCTATGCGAGCTACAAAGAAATACATATGTGTGGGATGAGACAATTACGGTGATAATGATGTCTGGGACAATGGAAGGTATAAAGCCCACCGGAATATCCCGTGCGTGAGGACATGTGTCGTATTATAGAAGCTTTTTTTCTTATACTGTACATTTATCTAAGGCATTCGTTTTCAACATGACCAAGAGTTAAAACTGTGGGTAGCGATGAGGTTAATTAATGACTACTATGAGGTTTGAATGACATTACATGATGCTACCAACAGGTATTGCCTCAGTGCAGGAAAGCCTGGTTTCGCAATTTGGCATTTTTGTCGCACTGACGAAGCGGCATCTACTAGATGATACTAACTTGACTTGCAAAGCATTCTTAAGCCTAACAAGATGGGCGCAAACAATTACACAACTAAGTTGTAATATGATTAATATGATCAGAAGAACCAAAAAGGAAACAAACCTCAAATGAAGCACAATACACGGTATTGCCCTCCGTTAGTTGAGTTGTCATCGTTTTTCCATGGTCGATGTGTTGTGGCCCGAGAGGTGAAGTTTCTTCAGTTCCACTGAAACATCGAATACGAAAAGGTCGAAATCATGTAAAACACTTTCTTTGCCACATATacaacacccttttggagagtacaattactctcaaaagggtgtctcctaactccctcaagggagtagcataacaccttctccctgccggagagtaatattactctccagtagggagaaaggtgttatgctactcccttgggggagtgaggagacacccttttgagagtaattgtactctccaaaagggtgttatatatgtggcaaaaaaggagttaaagtacaccctttttttaagagtgcagcagaaacagcgggcacgctggtaccgtcaacgcccgtctccatcccggctttcagatggtcaggcgtataactagactgcatcgatgcgcactaggcggtagccgactgaatagctgACTTGgagagatttggaacgagacttaacatggcggcacttccggttagaccgctaggcagtcgactaaccggggcaTTGGAACGCAGCCCTAGATTGTCGAGTTGCTGTGCACAGGAAGCTGGGAACATTTTGCCACGGAACATAGGCCGATGGTAGATTGTtcaactaaattgtcatttagctaaactatggcGCTTTCTATACAGTGTACCTCGCCGCAAATCTTAGTTATGTAATTCTTTTGCTCCTTATGTAACTATAAAGGAACATGGTATTGGCGATAAAACACGAAATTGTAGCACCGCAGTAGTATTCTCTCTGCACGCACGCTCATACTGTTGATCAGTAGAACAACGGAGTTATGTATATATAGAATAAAAAAGTGTCACACTTGTATTATTAACCGAAAATACTTGAATGGAATTGATGCGATACAAAGGGTTCCCGGAACATCATGCTAAACTCATTTTATCCACTGATTCATCGGCCTAAGAGCGCTAGCGTGACAACATCAAATACACTcatgatgataaatggggaaattcgccacctgggttgtggCCCATTACCAACAACCTCAATGCCGACATTATATATTATAAAGATTCCAGTTGAAAAGCGTAATATACGTGCGCCCTATGACTTGCTAAGTGTGTGCTTGGTGTGAGAACAaaggctttgccaacatcatagtacttgcaagggagcttagtacaaatatcttggggtcgCCGTCCCGTCCGATTTTAGATGGGATTTTTACGTGCACTTAATAGCCATTACAGTCAAGAGAAAGCCTCTTCTATCTTAGAAGAACACTTCATTATGCTTCTGCTTAGAGTATTAGTCAGACTACCAGTATATAGAACACTGCGTATAGAACCGTTACCGATCGTGACGTTCGCGAAGGTAACTTGGGACCCCTTTGCTGCGTCTCttttgcgggtttctttcgaattgGTCGCCACAATATGAGTGAATTATGTGTGCATATTATAATTAATGTAGGGACCAggagtattctgaaataaatgaatgaatcgTTATTTTTCGTGTCGTCCCTTTTGTCTCCCGGATTCCTTCCCTCTACAGACTGCTCATATGTAGACTGTA includes these proteins:
- the LOC135401481 gene encoding uncharacterized protein LOC135401481; this encodes MTTQLTEGNTVYCASFESRDSGSIRRSESCILHSHAGEETALDFASVKNIGFAIDTYSPQGTDFAGVSNSNRYIMLCNQGPSGDGDHVAFTADVKRSALDQEHLFSEEEMEQTLKFQEQMFLERMIQKDQEWSEKHKKMRQRLEVQDSVFHEMSKHFKEISRICDDDAKERQLLIADVTKLVKERDELMEDLRGAEAAFSEVHRRNERAKDAIGKMKENETMFEIQLTEVQTMLERRNNMLCTLRTKVEESTETANKEIESSRKLMDAENTVLKAQLNKAEMKINSLKKHLEQKTEENSQLTQMYDDLLCKIQHN